A genome region from Strigops habroptila isolate Jane chromosome 12, bStrHab1.2.pri, whole genome shotgun sequence includes the following:
- the LOC115615760 gene encoding discoidin, CUB and LCCL domain-containing protein 1-like — protein MRAARGALAMALLRRCLLLGPLGLRAAGGQHGDGCGHTLLTPHSGTLSSKNYPGTYPNHTTCRWQLRTPPGTFLLLTFGDVDLEPSEHCARSSLLLTDPQAGISYGPYCRNAGPTTPLLVTNSSTVTVLFNSTSHRSGRGLLLSYATSQHPDLVSCLVRGTHYTQEHISVYCPAGCKDIDGDIWGNPSQGYRDTSVLCKAAVHAGVIADELGGQVTLAREKGITLYESAFANGLHSKRGSLSEKRLVFHKACGDVLEVAAFNASSWWHEVDVLGQDRAWVAQRAALGTTGHSWAAEPGSEAAWLELDLGTRRNVTGIITKGSSEQHDYYVRSYRVSSSRDGKNWRPYRGSNGEEDKVFEGNTDSHGEVSNAFIPPIIGRYVRVTPQSWHQRVAMKVALLGCQPARGRAPWPYAPSVPREVPVPTSHTPIPGVALDPEKAGSTLLVMLLIGGFVLLCSSLLLLAFLCRRKRKPAAELSCGIVKGHPKLDPSPVCSLQTLPPPGSTLASFPTAPVPEDLMSPEYAEPDLVQMSPSSQPGPSTFKPLLDEGYTLPLVLSHYDTPGKHHEYAEPLPPEPEYATPFTEAEPAGAGLPTSPALRYHTPAPRPAELPWGGPGGAEAALSHVYHEAL, from the exons atgcgggcggcgcggggggcgCTGGCCATGGCGCTGCTCCGCCGCTGCCTCCTGCTCGGGCCGCTGGGGCTGCGCGCGGCCGGCGGACAGCACG GGGACGGCTGTGGCCACACGCTGCTGACCCCCCACAGCGGCACCCTCAGCTCCAAGAACTACCCGGGCACGTACCCCAACCACACAACGTGCCGCTGGCAGCTGCGAACCCCCCCCggcaccttcctcctcctcaccttcGGGGATGTGGACCTGGAGCCTTCGGAGCACTGCGCCcgcagctccctgctgctcacTGACCCCCAGGCCGGCATCTCCTACG ggccCTACTGCAGGAACGCCGGCCCCACCACCCCGCTCCTGGTGACCAACTCCAGCACTGTGACCGTCCTGTTCAACAGCACCAGCCACCGCTCGGGACGCGGCCTCCTCCTGTCCTACGCCACCTCGCAGCACCCAG ACCTGGTCTCCTGCCTAGTTCGGGGCACCCATTACACCCAGGAGCACATTAG TGTGTACTGCCCCGCTGGCTGCAAGGACATCGATGGGGACATCTGGGGCAACCCCAGCCAGGGCTACCGGGAC ACCTCGGTGCTGTGCAAGGCGGCCGTGCACGCCGGGGTGATCGCGGACGAGCTGGGCGGGCAGGTCACGCTGGCCCGGGAGAAGGGCATCACGCTCTATGAGTCGGCCTTTGCCAACGGGCTCCACTCCAAAAG GGGATCTCTCTCCGAGAAGCGGCTCGTGTTCCATAAAG CCTGCGGTGAtgtgctggaggtggctgcCTTCAATGCCTCGTCCTGGTGGCACGAGGTGGATGTGCTGGGCCAGGACCGAGCCTGGGTGGCCCAACGGGCAGCGCTGGGCACCACCGGGCACTCCTGGGCAGCTGAACCCGGCTCCGAGGCTGCCTGGCTGGAGCTGGACCTGGGCACCCGCAGGAACGTCACCG GCATCATCACCAAGGGCTCCTCTGAGCAGCACGACTACTATGTGAGGTCCTACCGCGTGTCCTCCAGCCGCGACGGGAAGAACTGGAGACCCTATAGGGGCAGCAATGGGGAAGAGGACAAG GTCTTTGAAGGCAACACCGACAGCCACGGGGAGGTCTCCAACGCCTTCATCCCCCCCATCATTGGGCGCTACGTCCGTGTCACACCCCAGAGCTGGCACCAGCGTGTGGCCATGAAGGTGGCCCTGCTGGGCTGTCAGCCGGCGCGGGGCCGCGCACCCTGGCCCTATG cacccagtgTCCCCAGGGAGGTCCCTGTCCCCACCAGCCACACACCCATCCCCGGCGTCGCCCTGGACCCAGAGAAGGCAG GCTccacgctgctggtgatgctgctCATTGGTGGCTTtgtgctcctctgctccagcctcctgttgCTGGCTTTCCTGTGCCGCAGGAAGAG AAAACCAGCAGCGGAGCTGAGCTGTGGGATCGTGAAAG GGCACCCCAAGCTGGATCCGAGCCCGGTGTGCTCCCTGCAGACCCTGCCGCCCCCCGGCTCCACACTAGCCTCCTTCCCCACAGCACCTGTGCCAGAGGACCTGATGTCACCAG AATATGCAGAGCCAGACCTGGTGCAGAtgagccccagcagccagccaggtCCCTCCACCTTCAAGCCACTCCTGGACGAGGGCTACACCCTGCCGCTGGTCCTGAGCCACTACGACACCCCGGGAAAACACCACGAATACGCCGAGCCGCTGCCGCCCGAGCCTGAGTACGCCACCCCCTTCACCGAGGCAGAGCCCGCCGGCGCGGGGCTGCCCACCTCCCCTGCGCTGCGCTACCACACCCCAGCCCCACGGCCCGCGGAGCTGCCTTGGGGAGGACCCGGCGGGGCGGAGGCAGCGCTGTCACACGTGTACCACGAAGCCTTGTGA
- the TAF12 gene encoding transcription initiation factor TFIID subunit 12 isoform X2, whose translation MASPFAGPTAVADVVEDVDTEVALIGLRPHHPKKKQDLDKLYDLKAKAQQIMNQFGPSTLINLSNFSSIKPEPASTPPQSSMANSTTVAKMPGTPSGGGRLSPESNQVLTKKKLQDLVREVDPNEQLDEDVEEMLLQIADDFIESVVTAACQLARHRKSNTLEVKDVQLHLERQWNMWIPGFGSEEIRPYKKACTTEAHKQRMALIRKTTKK comes from the exons ATGGCCTCTCCATTCGCTGGCCCCACAGCGGTTGctgatgtagttgaagatgtAGACACTGAGGTAGCT ctgaTTGGTTTGCGTCCCCACCATCCCAAGAAGAAGCAGGACCTAGATAAACTTTATGATCTAAAAGCTAAAGCCCAACAGATTATGAACCAGTTTGGTCCTTCGACCTTGATCAACCTCTCCAACTTCTCCTCGATAAAGCCAGAACCAGCCAGCACCCCCCCTCAGAGCTCCATGGCCAACAGCACCACCGTGGCGAAGATGCCTGGAACACCCAGCGGAGGAGGACGCCTCAGCCCTGAAAGCAACCAG GTTTTAACCAAGAAGAAATTGCAGGACCTGGTGCGTGAGGTGGATCCCAACGAGCAGCTGGATGAGGACGTGGAGGAA atgctgctgcaaatCGCTGATGATTTCATCGAGAGCGTGGTGACAGCGGCCTGTCAGCTCGCACGGCACCGCAAGTCCAACACCCTGGAAGTGAAGGATGTCCAGTTGCATCTTG AGCGTCAGTGGAACATGTGGATCCCAGGCTTTGGTTCTGAAGAGATCAGGCCCTACAAGAAAGCCTGCACTACAGAAGCTCACAAACAG agAATGGCGCTGATCCGCAAAACTACCAAGAAATAA
- the TAF12 gene encoding transcription initiation factor TFIID subunit 12 isoform X1 has product MNQFGPSTLINLSNFSSIKPEPASTPPQSSMANSTTVAKMPGTPSGGGRLSPESNQVLTKKKLQDLVREVDPNEQLDEDVEEMLLQIADDFIESVVTAACQLARHRKSNTLEVKDVQLHLERQWNMWIPGFGSEEIRPYKKACTTEAHKQRMALIRKTTKK; this is encoded by the exons ATGAACCAGTTTGGTCCTTCGACCTTGATCAACCTCTCCAACTTCTCCTCGATAAAGCCAGAACCAGCCAGCACCCCCCCTCAGAGCTCCATGGCCAACAGCACCACCGTGGCGAAGATGCCTGGAACACCCAGCGGAGGAGGACGCCTCAGCCCTGAAAGCAACCAG GTTTTAACCAAGAAGAAATTGCAGGACCTGGTGCGTGAGGTGGATCCCAACGAGCAGCTGGATGAGGACGTGGAGGAA atgctgctgcaaatCGCTGATGATTTCATCGAGAGCGTGGTGACAGCGGCCTGTCAGCTCGCACGGCACCGCAAGTCCAACACCCTGGAAGTGAAGGATGTCCAGTTGCATCTTG AGCGTCAGTGGAACATGTGGATCCCAGGCTTTGGTTCTGAAGAGATCAGGCCCTACAAGAAAGCCTGCACTACAGAAGCTCACAAACAG agAATGGCGCTGATCCGCAAAACTACCAAGAAATAA
- the RAB42 gene encoding ras-related protein Rab-42, producing MEPQWQFQFRVIMLGDSTVGKSSLLRRYTEGLFLDAINQTVGVDFYVQFVELEPGLRVKLQFWDTAGQERFRSVTRSYYRNSAGGMLLFDLTNRASFQSVRRWHREVTDTVQPSRIVFLLVGHKSDLAAQRRVSRREAEKLAAALGVQYIETSAKDATNVVQAFQMLTVTIYQALRTGQLAATEAWDGVKSSVPLPVPLQAPVLEKEKWKSCSC from the exons ATGGAGCCGCAGTGGCAGTTCCAGTTCCGGGTGATCATGCTGGGGGACTCCACGGTGGGCAAGTCCTCGCTGCTGCGGCGCTACACGGAGGGCCTCTTCCTGGATGCCATCAACCAGACGGTCGGGGTGGATTTCTACGTCCAGTTTGTGGAATTGGAGCCAGGGCTGAGGGTGAAGCTGCAGTTCTGGGACACAGCCGGGCAGGAGAGGTTCAG GTCCGTGACCCGCTCCTATTACCGCAACTCCGCTGGGGGGATGCTGCTGTTCGACCTCACCAACCGCGCGTCCTTCCAGAGCGTGCGGCGCTGGCACCGGGAGGTGACGGACACGGTGCAGCCGTCCCGCATCGTCTTCCTGCTGGTGGGACACAAGAGCGACCTGGCAGCGCAGCGGCGCGTGAGCAGGAGGGAGGCGGAGAAGCTGGCGGCCGCGCTGGGGGTGCAGTACATCGAGACCTCGGCCAAGGACGCCACCAACGTGGTCCAGGCTTTTCAGATGCTGACGGTCACCATCTACCAGGCGCTGCGGACGGGGCAGTTGGCAGCCACCGAGGCCTGGGATGGGGTCAAGAGCAGTGTCCCGCTGCCGGTGCCGCTCCAGGCTCCggtgctggagaaggagaagtGGAAGAGCTGCTCTTGCTAG